A stretch of Methanosphaerula palustris E1-9c DNA encodes these proteins:
- a CDS encoding ABC transporter substrate-binding protein: MKFWYGALTLVILVAVLASAGCTGTTPATNNSTAVKTNATTVVANVTSTTDVTNVTNTTGTGNVTYIVGVDADNKPYTFSDNGTIVGFDVDSIQWIAQQQGFNVKIQPMAWDGIIPALLQKKIDMVYSGMTKTPERAAQVNFSKTYLIVNQSVVGRNDSTLTMDDFKKGKVIVGTQRSSSANSWIDDNLVKNNTLSSDNLKLYDSVSLALADLANKRVDVVMFDQPVMNTLIKDMPLKQIGTVDTHEEYGVAIRKEDTELQNKINTGLDQLMNSPKWQELLKKYNMD, from the coding sequence ATGAAGTTCTGGTATGGAGCGCTCACCCTGGTGATCCTGGTGGCAGTGCTCGCTTCAGCAGGGTGTACCGGCACAACGCCGGCGACCAACAACAGTACAGCAGTGAAGACCAACGCCACGACCGTGGTGGCCAATGTCACCAGCACGACCGATGTGACCAACGTGACCAACACCACTGGGACAGGCAACGTCACCTACATCGTTGGTGTGGATGCGGACAACAAACCGTACACCTTCTCCGACAATGGGACGATCGTCGGATTTGATGTGGACTCGATCCAGTGGATCGCCCAGCAGCAGGGATTCAATGTGAAGATCCAGCCGATGGCATGGGACGGAATCATTCCGGCACTGCTCCAGAAGAAGATCGACATGGTCTACTCGGGCATGACCAAGACCCCTGAGCGGGCTGCACAGGTGAACTTCTCCAAGACCTACCTGATCGTGAACCAGTCAGTCGTCGGACGGAACGACTCCACCCTGACCATGGATGACTTCAAGAAGGGCAAGGTCATCGTCGGAACCCAGCGGAGCAGCTCGGCCAACTCCTGGATCGATGATAACCTGGTAAAGAACAACACACTCTCATCAGACAACCTGAAGCTCTACGACAGCGTCTCGCTGGCCCTGGCCGACCTCGCCAACAAACGCGTCGATGTCGTAATGTTCGATCAGCCAGTGATGAACACCCTGATCAAGGACATGCCGCTGAAGCAGATCGGCACCGTTGACACTCACGAAGAGTACGGGGTTGCAATCCGCAAGGAAGACACAGAACTCCAGAACAAGATCAATACCGGTCTTGACCAGTTGATGAACTCGCCAAAGTGGCAGGAACTGTTGAAAAAGTACAACATGGACTGA
- a CDS encoding PAS domain-containing protein, whose protein sequence is MVDTSGLIWPIQRRDDFFRIVAYIILATALIFVIDVITPLGVMIWILYLIPLFLTVYLSWKYAPLVMTGVFILIMAVSLFMSPRDISIEYALIDRVFFALILIVTSIFIENYVSNVECLAMNEERYRHLIEWLPEGIIVYQQGRIAYINPAGIRLLGSDRKDDLIGRDIIDMIDPGFRKLFLERVAQAALGARMDIDTVQLIRQDGSEMSIGMFLGTIFWDNGSAVQIVMRNA, encoded by the coding sequence ATGGTAGACACGAGTGGACTCATATGGCCGATTCAACGGAGGGATGATTTCTTTCGCATTGTCGCATATATAATTCTCGCAACTGCACTCATATTCGTCATCGACGTCATCACACCACTGGGCGTGATGATCTGGATCCTTTATCTCATCCCCCTGTTCCTGACCGTGTACCTCAGCTGGAAGTATGCTCCACTTGTGATGACTGGCGTGTTTATTCTCATCATGGCTGTAAGTCTCTTCATGTCGCCGCGTGATATCTCGATAGAATACGCGCTCATCGACCGGGTCTTCTTCGCGCTGATCTTAATTGTAACATCAATTTTCATCGAAAATTATGTATCGAATGTCGAATGTCTCGCTATGAACGAAGAGCGATACCGGCATCTCATCGAATGGCTGCCAGAAGGAATTATTGTATACCAGCAGGGGAGAATTGCATATATAAATCCTGCCGGCATCCGGTTGCTCGGGTCTGATCGTAAGGATGATCTGATTGGCCGTGACATTATCGATATGATCGATCCTGGGTTTCGGAAGCTGTTCCTGGAGCGGGTTGCCCAAGCTGCACTCGGTGCACGGATGGACATTGACACAGTTCAACTTATCAGGCAGGACGGGAGTGAAATGTCTATCGGGATGTTTCTTGGAACCATATTCTGGGACAACGGGTCCGCGGTACAGATTGTAATGAGAAATGCCTGA